The DNA region AGTTTTAGTAACAAATCCATTAATGCTTCCTAAACCATTAAAGTGAACAACATTATTGGATTTAATACTAATTGCATCAGGTAATGAACTTAATGTTTGTAATGACTTAAAAGCATCGGCAATATTTACCTCATAAATAACTCCCACTCCATCAATTTTATTAATTTCACATTTAACGGTTCCACTAATATCAGCATCTAAATTAAGATAAGCATTCCCTTTGGAAGTTCCTAAATAAACCGTTGCCGTTGTTAACGTATGTGGTTTTACTTTAATGGGTTGATTTGGGGCAGTAAGCGTTACTGTATTTGTTGTTGTATCAATGTCTGTTTTACTATAATTAATTTTGTAATTAAAATCTAGATACGTAAATTTAAGTTCAATTCCAGCGGAAATTCCTGTAATCGTTTGATAAGTATAGGTTGTCGTTACTTTTTGAATAAATTCTGGGGTTTGAAAGGTTTGCATAGAATCAGTGTTATTTGTAAAAGTTGCCTTTCCAAAGTAAAGTCCTGGTTCAATATCATTTGAACTATTTAAAAATGTCGTATTTTTAATTGAAACATCTGTATTAGAATAAGTTAAATTTTTAGAAAGTATATTAAGGTTTCTAATAAAAACTGATGGATGATGAATTTTAAAATCACTATATAGCGCTTCAGTTATATAATCATCCAAGTTAATAATTGTTGGAGTTTGCGAATCAGTAGTATTATCTTTCAATAAATTATTATTATATGCTAAAGGCATAACAAAAGAATTAACACTAAAGACAGCAGTTAATAATTTTAACATCTTAATCATAGTTTACACCTCTTTTTAATATTAATTAAGTTGTGTTGCATATTAAAATATAACATTATAAATTCTATAAGCACGTAATTTATTCAGAAAAACAAAATTAATAATGGTAATTAAAAATTAACTTAATGATAAAAAATTAAAAATTATCATTATCAACCTCATCGGATAAAAAACAAGGCCTAGTTTTGATAGTAAAATATCGTTTTTTTCTAAGTTGCTAAACCTCAACCCTATTGTAGCACTATTTTAAATTAATACTTCTTTTAACCGGTCATTTTTATTTTTATCAAAATAGTTGCAAAAGATTTACATAAATTATCATATTATTTGCTAATTCTTGAACCATAATTTGTTTAGAAAAAAATAAAAACAATCCTATTTTTTCCCTTATGTTAAACTCCATTAGTTAGTAAAATCCAATTCAATGAATAATCAAAATTAATAATAATTTATTATTTTTTTCAAATCATAAACTAACCTGCTATTATGGCAAGGATATCTTTCATTGTTTTTTAGATATATAAAAAGAAAGAAGATAACCTTCTTCTTTCTAATAAAAATTTAATTAAATTTTAATTTGTTTTTTGCAAATTTTTTATTTTTTCTTTTGTTATTTTTTCCAAATTGTGGGGCATTACTCTTATTAAAATTGCCACGATCAGTTTTGGATGAACCATGAGAATTACTATATTTACTATTCTTATTTTGTTTAGAATCTAACTGTTTGTAATTTCCACTAAAATTCTTAGATTCTTTTATTTTTTCTTTTAAATTATAATTAGTAATATCAAATAATTCAATTTTTTTCTTTTGATATTGTGCCAAATGTTTAATTTCATTTAAATCATTACGATTCGAAACAATCGTTATTGCAACTCCCGTAGCACCTGCTCGTGCTGTTCTACCAATGCGGTGAATATAACTTTCTCGTTCCGTTGGAATATCATAATTAAAAACATAATCAATCTGATCAATATCAATTCCTCGTGCAGCAACATCAGTTGCAACTAATACCGTTGCTTTTCCTTCACGAAATGATCGCATTGCTTGTAATCGTTCACGTTGCCGTTTATCCCCATTAATAACACAACTAGTAACCCCAATTGTTGCAAGCATTTTAGCAATTTTATCAGTAAAAGCTTTTGTATTAGAAAAAATAATACTTCGTTTTGGTTGTAAATTTTTATATAGAGCAATTAAAACATCTTCTTTACGATAAGAAATTGCATCAACATAATACTGAGTAATATTGTTTTGTTCTGTAGCATTTCTTGTTACAACAATTTCAACAGGATTATTTTGATACTTATTAGCAATTTCCAAGACTTGTTTTGGCATTGTTGCAGAAAATAATAATGTCTGATATTTTTTGGGGGCATTTTCAAACACCTTATCAAGTTCGGTTTTAAAACCCATTTTTAACATTTCATCTGCTTCATCTAAAACAATTGTTTTAATTGTGTTTAACCGCAAGGTATTACGATTGATATGATCAGCAATTCGCCCTGGTGTTCCAACAACAATGTTACTTTTTCGCAATGAGTAAATTTGGCGTTGTAAATGAGAACCACCACATAATAATGTTGCGTTTACTCCTTCTAAATAAGTCGCAAATTTTCGAACTTGATCAATTACCTGCATTGCCAGTTCTCTTGTTGGGCATAAAATAATAGCTTGTGGTCGTTTTAATTGTGGATCTAACCTTTGTAAAATTGGTAAAATAAAAGCGGCTGTTTTACCAGTTCCAGTATGACTTTTGCCAATAATGTCTTGATTATTTAATGCAACTGGAATAGCTTTTTCTTGAATTTCAGTTAGATTAGTATATCCCATCTTAGTAATCATTCGTTCTAAGGCTGGGGATAAATTTAGTGTATTAAAATTCATTTAGTCTCCTTTAAATAGTTAATATAAAATAGTTTAGTTGTTTTTTAACATTACGACTGTTGAATTCACATATTGGCATTATTTTGGATCACAGAATAAATTAAAGTTTAACAACCTATTAAGTATATCCTAAAATAACAAAAAAACCAAGCACTTTATATTAAATAATAGAATAAAGTTTCAACTATTATGATTATATTTAAAAAATATTCTTTAGATAAAATCCTTATATTCTTTAGTTTAACACATCTGCAAAATTAATTCTCTTTAATTTTTTTACTTAAATTGAAAAAGTCAGTTTTAAAACAAAACATCTTGAACATATACGTCCCCTTCTGGCAAATAAAAAACACTATTAAAAATAGTGTTTTTTATTGATTTAGTTACTATTTTAAAGTAATCGTAAATTCAAATGTTCCCGAAATTTTTGTTGATCCTGCTGCTGCAGTAACAGTAATTTTAACACTCCCAGCTGCTTGTGAAGCAGTAGCAGTTTTATCACTTGTTAAAGTAAAATCTGTTGTTACAACTGTATCAAGACTAGTTTTTGTTTTAATCCCAGTCACAACTGCAGTAATTAAAGTTTGATTTGCTAACAAATCAGAATATTTTTTACTTGTATCAGCTGTTAATTGTGGATCAACCACTGTTGTCCCTGTAATATCTTTTTTAGCTGGCGTCGCAGCTTTTAAAAGAATTGTAAAATCAAATTTTCCCGAAATTTTTGTTGACCCTGTTGCTGCAGTGACAGTAATTTTAACACTCCCAGCTGCTTGTGAAGCAGTAGCAGTTTTATCACTTGTTAAAGTAAAATCTGTTGTTACAACTGTATCAAGACTAGTTTTTGTTTTAATCCCAGTCACAACTGCAGTAATTAAAGTTTGATTTGCTAACAAATCAGAATATTTTTTACTTGAATCCGCTATTAATTGTGGATCAACCACTGTTGTTCCTGCAATATCCTTTTTATCTACTGTTCCTTCTTTTGGTAAAGTTACTTTAATATATCCCGATGAATTAACAACAACTTTCTTACCTTTTGCTGCAGTAATTTTAACATAAACATCTGCTGTTCCTGTTTTTAAATTAACATTACTATATGTAGTTCCTTTGTTATCTTTAAAAACATCATATGTAAAATCATCTGCTTTTGCTGTTTTAGCAATTCCTTGCACTGCTAATAAAACATTTGCTGCTAAAGCTGTTTTAACTTCATCTTTTGTTACACTTTCTGATTTAACAGCAGTTACTACTGTTGGTGCAGTAATTGATTTAACTTTTGATAAATCATTATCTGCAACATTTTTGTTATTACATGCAACTACTGATGTTGCACCAGTTGCTGTTAAACCGAAAGCTCCTAAGATTACTAATAATCGTTTCATTTTTTGTTTCCTTTCCTTGTTTTTGAAAATATTAAATATTATTTTATATTTAATATTATTCATTATAAAAAAAAAAAAAAAAAGCAAGAAATTTAAGAATAAATTTATTTTTTATTTAAAAATCTCCTTTCTTTTAATAGAGGAAAAATGATACTGTTCTAATTAACTTCCATTAGTTTATTATTAATAATTTGATATTTTTTTGTAATCTTATTAGTTGGCGAAACTGCTATTCAATCATTTAAAATTGAATTAAATTTTAAAACACGACTAGCTTCTTGTAATTCCAATGTAATAAAATAATTTTCAGCATATTTAATTCCCTCCCATAAATTATTAGTTCGAATAACATTAAGAAAATTATCTGTTCCAAGAATTTTAAGATCATAAAGTTTTGTTCCATTATTATCACTAATAATAACATGATAATATGGTGGATCTTTATCACCAAAATAGTTATGAATAGTACCCGCATCACCATACAAGCGAATTTTTTTGTTATCTTTATCCAACCCTAAAATCCCATGATAACTATTTGCAAGACCTAAAAACTTAATAGTATCACCATAATTAGTTGATATAGCAAAAACATATTTATTTGGTAATTTTCCTGTTGCTTTAAAACCAATGAAAACATTAACTTTATACTTGTCGTTATCCTTTTGATATATTTGATAGTTTTGCATTCCGACATCTCAAATTAATGAATTCTGTGCATAATTAAAATATTTCCCATAGTTTGTCATATTAATATCTGTTCCAAAACTAATTTCAACATTATCTTTTAAAGAAACATCAGCTGTTGTAATTGCATATGTTACAACATCATTTTCAACAATAGGTTGATGAGTACCATCAATGATGTTTTCTCAAATATTTTTAGTTAATGCCGGATAAGTTTCAATTTTTTGGTTAGTTGCTTGAGTCGGCGGTAAACCTCACTTTATAAAAAAAGGTGCTAAATTACGGTTACTTACTTGTGAAGTCATTTCAATAAATAATTGTTGTTTTTCCACATTTGTTGCAGGATTTTGTGAAAATGACAAAAGGCGATAATATTGTGATAAAGTCGGATAAAAATTATCACCAAAAGCCATTTGAAGTTGTCAAAACATTGCTAGCTTAGTAAACAAATCACTAATATCATCAAAATTTCTTTGCTGATCTGGTTGGGCAAAATGACTTTTAATTTTAGTAATTTGACTAGATGTGTCTAAACGATTACTGTTAAATAATTTATGTTGAACATAAAGAGCACTAATATTAACTGTTACTTCAGTAAGACCATTTCATTGATATTGTGGGGTTTGATAAGTATGACCAATTTCATGTCACAATCCTCATTGATTTTTACTTGTGCTAGTAAACAAATCAGCACCAGCGCTTGTATCATTTTGAAAGGTAATATGATAATTGGTCGCTGAAGCATACCCAGCACCCGTATCTGGATTAGCAATATGAATATATTGTTGATGTTTCTTTGCAATTCCCGAATAATTTGAATTCAAACCATATGCTTCATTTGTGTATTTTCAAATATCATCTCAATTTTTTAAAATATTTTCAATATCAATATTATTTTGTTTTTCCCATAAAAATATTTTAACAATTTGATATGTTTGCATTGTCAAAAAAATATGGTTACTAATAAATTCAACAAAAGGACTTTTTGTTATTGCAACATCATTTAAAAAATTTTTTTGATCAGTTTTTCCTATTTTAAAAGTTGGTACCTGATAAATCGCTGGTCCAGTAATACTTTTAACTTCAACATCTTTAGTTTTACTATAATTAGTTAAATAAATCATTCCTTGAATTTTGGGAATAATTTCAGTTGTTTTATCTGTTAGTTGGTATTTATAAAATTCCTGTGCTGGTTTCTGCCCATTATTAATTGTATTATATTTTCCTCATTGGCCAATTTGTAAATAAACATTTTGATTATCAAATCCATCTTTTAGCATAATGGTAAATGGTTTATAATCATTTGTAAAGTAACCAGTTGGCAAAAGATCAGAATGAGCAAATTGTCGATTTTCTAACAACGCATTTTGTTTTGCTTGTCCATCCGCGTTAAAAATTACATCATGTGAGGGGTTTTTAAAACTATTAATGATTAAATAACTTGTCATACTAATGATTGCCCCTAAAATTAGGACTAACAATAAAATAATAATAATTCATTTTTTATTAATTTGACGATAATGACGCCCACTAGACTTTTCCCTGATCTTTTCTGATGTTAAATTTTGCGTTTTGTTATTACTTATTATTCTTTTTTGATGAAGTTGAAATACTTTTCAACTAATTTTTTTATTATTAATAAATTTAGGATTTGATTTACCAGTAAGACTAAAACCAAATAATTTATTATTACAACGAAAAACATCGATTGGTTTTAATTCAAAAATTTTTTTATATTGTCGATGTTGATATGAAAAAAAGGTAATTTCTTCACTATTGATATCATATGTTTCTAATAATTTTGTGAGATATATCTTTAATCCTGCTTTGCACCCATCGCAAACACCTGATATATTGTTAATATTGCCCATAACTATCCTCGTTAATAATATAAACTTATTTAAAACAACTTTATATCCTCACTTAATTAAAACATTTTTTAAATAAAAAAACAATATTAGAAAGTAAATGCCAAATGAATTAATTATTCTTTAGTTAATCTTATTATTGAAACAAAAAAGGAAATTATTAAATAAAAAAAAGTTTAAAACCTTTAAACTTTATTTTCTAATTCCTAATTCTTCAATGATTGCTTTATATTCATTAAAATCAATTTTAGTTAAGTAAGCAAGTAAATGCTTTCTTTGTGCTACTTTTTGTAATAAACTTCTTCTTGAAACAATATCTTTACGATGAATTTTCAAGTGTGCAGTTAAATTGTTAATATCTTCTGTTAAAATAGCAATTTGTACTTTTGTTGAACCAGTATCTTTCGCATTTTGTCCAAATTTCGATACTAATTCTGCTTTTCTATCTTTTGAAACCATTAATAAATTTCTCCCTTCATTACTGTGGCGCATAATGTTAAATCAAAGAATTTAAGAAAGGGTTATCTTAAACCAACGAAATAACAACCTCATTAATATTATGCTTTATTCGCAAAAAATGCAAGTGTATCAACTAAATCTTGTTCTAAAAGATCAACTAATTCGGTTAAATTATTTATTTTAATATTTTCACGTAAATATTTTTTAAAATAAACAATAATTTCTTGATTATATAAATTTAAATCAACATCTAGCAAATATGTTTCAACAACTTCCTTTCCTTCAAATAACCGATATGAAGTCATTGATGGATAAAGATTCCCTTGTGCTCAAGTTTGTGTGATATAAACCCCATAAGGTAAAATTACTTTTTGTGGTAAATACATATTCGCGGTTGGAAAATTAATTGTTCGTCCAATTTGTTTACCTGGTTTTACTTTACCACGTAAATGATAATCTTCATATAATAATTTATTTGCTGCTGGTAAATCATGGTTTAACAATAAATTACGAATTTTTGTTGAAGAAAAAGCATCATCTTGACGAGTAATTAAATAAACATTTTCTTGGCCAAAAAAAGTGATAATTTGGTTAAAATCTCCTTCACGATTTTTTCCAAACCGAAAATCAGACCCAATAACAATTTTAACAACATGAAACCGTTCTTTTAATATTGTTAAAAATTGTTGCGCAGATAAATTCATAAATTCACTTGTCAATGGAACTTCTAAATAATAATCAAACTCTAATTTTGCAGCTGTTTGTTGTTTTGATTTATTATCTAATAATTTTGTATCAGTTTGATGTAAAAAATCAGTAACACTTTGTGACATTGTAAAAAATAATGTCGTTAAATGTTGTTTTGTTTTAATTTCCATTAACCGATTAATTAGTTTTAAATGTCCCAAATGAAAACCATCAAATAGACCTAAACAAACAATTTTTGCTTCGTTATTAGCTGGTTTATTTCATGCTAAAATTTTCATTAATAATGATCATCCTTATCTATTTTTTGTTGTTGGTTAATATCAATATTTGCCCATAACCCCCGCTGACAAGCATAAACATGTTTACCAATATGTTTATAAATTGCTAAAACATTTTTGTTTTTATCAATAATAAAAATAATTGGATCTGTATGATTAATAATAACTATTGGTTTTCCTTGTCTAATTTCTTCATCATAATGATAAAGTAATAACTGCTGTTTATTTGTGAACAAGGCATCATACATTGAAATTAAGCGATCAAAATTTACTTCTTCGGGAGCAATTGCTTTTGATAACAAAAAATTCCCTGATTGCGTTCGACATAAACTTTTAACCGTTGCAATTGTATTTAATTTTGCGGCAAGGTCCATAACCAAACTACGAATATATGTTCCTTTGGTACATAAAACACTAAATGTAATAGTATGGTCATGATGATTATATTTTTTCAACTTAATTTCTTTAATTGTAACTGTTCGTGGTTTAATTTCAACTACTTCATCGCGGCGAGCATATTCATAAAGTTTTTTACCATTAACTTTAATAGCAGAATATTTAGGAGGATATTGTTCATACATAAATCCATTAAATTCACTAAAAATTTTCTTTAATTGTTTCTTACGAAGCTTAAAGGGGGGCACTTCCTTAACAACATTGCCAGTAATATCACCAGTATCTGTTTCAACAAATAATTGCATTTCAACATCATAAGCTTTATCTGCTGTTAACAAATATTCACTCATTTTAGTCGCATTATTGACTAATACCACCAAAAGACCTGTTGCTAAAGGGTCTAAAGTTCCAGCATGGCCAATTTTTTTAATCATCAAGGTTTTCTTAATATCTTGAATAATTTGATTACTTGTTTTTCCAGCTGGTTTATTAATTAAAAAAATACCATCATGCATATGTTAAAATCACCCACTTCTTGATTCATTATATCATTTTTTGAGTTATTCCTAACATTGATTAAGATGACTTTTAATGCTTTTTAGAATATTTTTTGATAAAAGTAATTGATTATTAGTAAAATATAGTTTAAGATATTTATGTATGAAAAATAAATATTGTTACATTTATATCTTTCTTAAATTATTCTAGCCTTTCCTTTTGTGCTAAAATTTGTATTTTGTGGCAATATTTAAATATAAAATAATCTTAAAAGTTTGTTTTTCATACATTTATAAAAATTAATTGAAGTTTCTTATAGGCTGTTCATTTTTCTTCAATTAATTTTTTTTTTTTTTTTGTAAAAATAGTATAAAAACAAGAAAAAAAACAAGAAATTTTATCCAAAATTATTGTAATTTTTGAAATCTATGCTATTATTAATTTGTCTTAAGTAGACAAATAAGTAAATCAAATAAAAAATTGGACATGTTAGGTAATCTTTATTTTATTTAAAATAAAGGAACGAGCAATAAAATGTATAAATACCTAAATGGACTTTAAATTATTAAAATATCTCAAAAATATAAAAAAATAGGACATTTGCCCTATTTTTTTATATTAATTTATTATCTTGTAAAATCGCTACTAACCCTTTAAAAAGAAGACTTTTATCATAGTGATAAGGAACTAAATCTTTAATATAACTTGCATTGCCCCCTGTTAGCACCACTTGTGGAGCAGTTGCTTGGGTTGTAAGTTTGTCAACAAAAGCCTTTACAGTTAATAAATGACCATTAACTAATCCAATATTGATTGCTTGTTTAGTATTTTTTCCTAAAGTTGCATTTTCATAAGAATAATCAAATGTTTGTAATAACTGTGCTCGATTAAATAGTGCTTCAGCAGCAGCTTCTAATCCAGGCATAATAATTGTTCCCAATAAGGTTCCTTGTTTCAATAATGAAATTGTGGTAGCTGTTCCCATATTAACTAAAATAACATCTTGTGCTGGATATAATTCTAATGTTGCATATGACCCAACAATTAAATCCGCCCCAAGATTCCGTGGATTAGGAATGTCAATTGCTAATCGTTCAATTGTTAAATTTTTTTTAACTTGGTAAAACGGAATTTGTAAATCAAGGGCTAATTGATAGAATAAATCATCTCACATTGGTCGAACTGATGATAAACATAATAATGTTAAATTTGCTAAAGTTAACTTTATTTTATCTAAGGCTGTTATTATTTTTTGGCGAAAATTCTTTTCTGCAATTAATTCTCGACTAGAAATTGCTAAAAAAGATGTAATTTCTTGGGCGGGATTAAGAATTGCAAATTTAATTGCTGTGTTACCAATATCTACTAATAATTTCATTGTTATTTATCTCTCTCTTCTATAATTTCATTAATTGCTGTTAAAATTGCTTGAGCAACAATAATTTTACTTTGGTTAGGAATTTGCCGATGCATATTCTTGGTTAATAAAATAACTTCATTTTGATTAGAACCCATCGCTTTAATTTGATTAATAACAATTAAATCTAAATTTTTTTCAACTAGTTTTTGCTGGCCATAAGCTAAATCAAAATCATTTTGAACACTAAAACCAACTAAAATTTGGTGTTGTTTTAATTTCCCCAATTCAGATAAAACATCAATGTTTGAAGTTAATGTTACATCAAGTTGGGGATGTTCTCGCTTACTAATTTTTCCAATAATCGGTTTAGCAACTTGATAATCATTTAAAGCGGCACAAGCAATAACAACATCTTGTTGTGAATACTGTTCTAACATTGTTGTTAACATCTCCTGATTGGTATTTACCTTCTGATGATCATAATAAATTGGGACATCACAATCACCAACAACTGTTGTTAGAGCACACTTTGTTCAAGTTAAAACAGTATGTAAAGCATCACCCATTTTACCACTTGAATTATTAGTAAGATAACGAATATCGTCAAGAAATGTTTTTGTGCGGCCAAAATTAAGCATCACTTTTTTATCTTGTCATAGTTCTTTTCAATGTAAAAAATGGTTGATTTCAGTTAAAACATCTTCTCATTCTCAAGCCCGGCCAATTCCTGTTGTATTACATGCTAACATTCCTGACCGCGGTTCATAAACCTGAACACCATCATTTGTTAATTGTATTAAATTACGTAAATTAGCTGCAGAAAAATACATCCCACTATTCATTGCTGGAAAAACCATTTTATGACTTTGTACAACACTATAAACTAGACTTCCCAAACTATCGGTAAAACCATGAGTTATTTGAGCAATAAAATTTTGGGTCGCCGGATAGGCAATAAATAAATCAGTTTCAGCCGCAATTGTAATGTGCTCTGATGGATCTTTTTTATCATAATAGTGTTGCGTAAAAATATCTGTTTTAACCATCGGAGGAACTACTTTTAAAAACTTTAAGGCTCCCTGAGTTAAAATTAATTCAACATGATGGTCTTTTCTTAATGCCTCATATAAAGCAAGGCCTTTATAAGCGGCAACACTTCCTGTAATAACTAATATAATTTTTGCCATCAAATTCACCTTGCTTTCTTATCTTCTTGTTAATTATGTTAATTATACAAATAAAAATCGATATATTAAAATATTAATATATCGATTTTAGTTATTATTACATTACTGATCCTTTTTAGTAAAAAAAGCAGCTTGCATTCTTCGTTGTGATTCTGCAATAATTCCATCAACCAATTCAAGTCATTGTCCTTGTTCTAAGTATCGACAATAAAAAATGCGAATAATGGATAAACGTTCACCATAACGTTCTTGCACAAAATATTTTACTTTTTTCAAAATTGAAATATAAGCATATTGTAAATCTAATGGTTTTTGATAAATTTTTTGATAAACTTGCGCATATTCTTTAATTAACGCAGTAACTTTAAATTCTAATGTTTTTGTTCGTTCAAGAATCATTTGTTTCAAAATTTCATCTTTTTGCCCTGCACTATACTTTGCACTTTTCATAATATAATATAATTTAATTTCTAATGCTAAAACAGGATTATCATGTGAAATAATTTTTTCATTATTTACAATCAATGATAATTCCCGGATTAC from Spiroplasma sp. NBRC 100390 includes:
- the rpsO gene encoding 30S ribosomal protein S15, translated to MVSKDRKAELVSKFGQNAKDTGSTKVQIAILTEDINNLTAHLKIHRKDIVSRRSLLQKVAQRKHLLAYLTKIDFNEYKAIIEELGIRK
- a CDS encoding ETX/MTX2 family pore-forming toxin produces the protein MIKMLKLLTAVFSVNSFVMPLAYNNNLLKDNTTDSQTPTIINLDDYITEALYSDFKIHHPSVFIRNLNILSKNLTYSNTDVSIKNTTFLNSSNDIEPGLYFGKATFTNNTDSMQTFQTPEFIQKVTTTYTYQTITGISAGIELKFTYLDFNYKINYSKTDIDTTTNTVTLTAPNQPIKVKPHTLTTATVYLGTSKGNAYLNLDADISGTVKCEINKIDGVGVIYEVNIADAFKSLQTLSSLPDAISIKSNNVVHFNGLGSINGFVTKTNYFVTVKDTPIA
- the coaBC gene encoding bifunctional phosphopantothenoylcysteine decarboxylase/phosphopantothenate--cysteine ligase CoaBC → MAKIILVITGSVAAYKGLALYEALRKDHHVELILTQGALKFLKVVPPMVKTDIFTQHYYDKKDPSEHITIAAETDLFIAYPATQNFIAQITHGFTDSLGSLVYSVVQSHKMVFPAMNSGMYFSAANLRNLIQLTNDGVQVYEPRSGMLACNTTGIGRAWEWEDVLTEINHFLHWKELWQDKKVMLNFGRTKTFLDDIRYLTNNSSGKMGDALHTVLTWTKCALTTVVGDCDVPIYYDHQKVNTNQEMLTTMLEQYSQQDVVIACAALNDYQVAKPIIGKISKREHPQLDVTLTSNIDVLSELGKLKQHQILVGFSVQNDFDLAYGQQKLVEKNLDLIVINQIKAMGSNQNEVILLTKNMHRQIPNQSKIIVAQAILTAINEIIEERDK
- a CDS encoding riboflavin kinase, producing the protein MKILAWNKPANNEAKIVCLGLFDGFHLGHLKLINRLMEIKTKQHLTTLFFTMSQSVTDFLHQTDTKLLDNKSKQQTAAKLEFDYYLEVPLTSEFMNLSAQQFLTILKERFHVVKIVIGSDFRFGKNREGDFNQIITFFGQENVYLITRQDDAFSSTKIRNLLLNHDLPAANKLLYEDYHLRGKVKPGKQIGRTINFPTANMYLPQKVILPYGVYITQTWAQGNLYPSMTSYRLFEGKEVVETYLLDVDLNLYNQEIIVYFKKYLRENIKINNLTELVDLLEQDLVDTLAFFANKA
- the truB gene encoding tRNA pseudouridine(55) synthase TruB, with the translated sequence MHDGIFLINKPAGKTSNQIIQDIKKTLMIKKIGHAGTLDPLATGLLVVLVNNATKMSEYLLTADKAYDVEMQLFVETDTGDITGNVVKEVPPFKLRKKQLKKIFSEFNGFMYEQYPPKYSAIKVNGKKLYEYARRDEVVEIKPRTVTIKEIKLKKYNHHDHTITFSVLCTKGTYIRSLVMDLAAKLNTIATVKSLCRTQSGNFLLSKAIAPEEVNFDRLISMYDALFTNKQQLLLYHYDEEIRQGKPIVIINHTDPIIFIIDKNKNVLAIYKHIGKHVYACQRGLWANIDINQQQKIDKDDHY
- a CDS encoding DEAD/DEAH box helicase gives rise to the protein MNFNTLNLSPALERMITKMGYTNLTEIQEKAIPVALNNQDIIGKSHTGTGKTAAFILPILQRLDPQLKRPQAIILCPTRELAMQVIDQVRKFATYLEGVNATLLCGGSHLQRQIYSLRKSNIVVGTPGRIADHINRNTLRLNTIKTIVLDEADEMLKMGFKTELDKVFENAPKKYQTLLFSATMPKQVLEIANKYQNNPVEIVVTRNATEQNNITQYYVDAISYRKEDVLIALYKNLQPKRSIIFSNTKAFTDKIAKMLATIGVTSCVINGDKRQRERLQAMRSFREGKATVLVATDVAARGIDIDQIDYVFNYDIPTERESYIHRIGRTARAGATGVAITIVSNRNDLNEIKHLAQYQKKKIELFDITNYNLKEKIKESKNFSGNYKQLDSKQNKNSKYSNSHGSSKTDRGNFNKSNAPQFGKNNKRKNKKFAKNKLKFN
- a CDS encoding spiralin lipoprotein → MKRLLVILGAFGLTATGATSVVACNNKNVADNDLSKVKSITAPTVVTAVKSESVTKDEVKTALAANVLLAVQGIAKTAKADDFTYDVFKDNKGTTYSNVNLKTGTADVYVKITAAKGKKVVVNSSGYIKVTLPKEGTVDKKDIAGTTVVDPQLIADSSKKYSDLLANQTLITAVVTGIKTKTSLDTVVTTDFTLTSDKTATASQAAGSVKITVTAATGSTKISGKFDFTILLKAATPAKKDITGTTVVDPQLTADTSKKYSDLLANQTLITAVVTGIKTKTSLDTVVTTDFTLTSDKTATASQAAGSVKITVTAAAGSTKISGTFEFTITLK
- a CDS encoding type III pantothenate kinase; amino-acid sequence: MKLLVDIGNTAIKFAILNPAQEITSFLAISSRELIAEKNFRQKIITALDKIKLTLANLTLLCLSSVRPMWDDLFYQLALDLQIPFYQVKKNLTIERLAIDIPNPRNLGADLIVGSYATLELYPAQDVILVNMGTATTISLLKQGTLLGTIIMPGLEAAAEALFNRAQLLQTFDYSYENATLGKNTKQAINIGLVNGHLLTVKAFVDKLTTQATAPQVVLTGGNASYIKDLVPYHYDKSLLFKGLVAILQDNKLI
- a CDS encoding M60 family metallopeptidase, which produces MGNINNISGVCDGCKAGLKIYLTKLLETYDINSEEITFFSYQHRQYKKIFELKPIDVFRCNNKLFGFSLTGKSNPKFINNKKISWKVFQLHQKRIISNNKTQNLTSEKIREKSSGRHYRQINKKWIIIILLLVLILGAIISMTSYLIINSFKNPSHDVIFNADGQAKQNALLENRQFAHSDLLPTGYFTNDYKPFTIMLKDGFDNQNVYLQIGQWGKYNTINNGQKPAQEFYKYQLTDKTTEIIPKIQGMIYLTNYSKTKDVEVKSITGPAIYQVPTFKIGKTDQKNFLNDVAITKSPFVEFISNHIFLTMQTYQIVKIFLWEKQNNIDIENILKNWDDIWKYTNEAYGLNSNYSGIAKKHQQYIHIANPDTGAGYASATNYHITFQNDTSAGADLFTSTSKNQWGLWHEIGHTYQTPQYQWNGLTEVTVNISALYVQHKLFNSNRLDTSSQITKIKSHFAQPDQQRNFDDISDLFTKLAMFWQLQMAFGDNFYPTLSQYYRLLSFSQNPATNVEKQQLFIEMTSQVSNRNLAPFFIKWGLPPTQATNQKIETYPALTKNIWENIIDGTHQPIVENDVVTYAITTADVSLKDNVEISFGTDINMTNYGKYFNYAQNSLIWDVGMQNYQIYQKDNDKYKVNVFIGFKATGKLPNKYVFAISTNYGDTIKFLGLANSYHGILGLDKDNKKIRLYGDAGTIHNYFGDKDPPYYHVIISDNNGTKLYDLKILGTDNFLNVIRTNNLWEGIKYAENYFITLELQEASRVLKFNSILNDWIAVSPTNKITKKYQIINNKLMEVN